The Solanum lycopersicum chromosome 8, SLM_r2.1 DNA segment gataagttttcaagagcttcaaacactttaaaaaatgagttgatAAACAACCGAAAGTCAGAAGACCTCTTACGAATTAGAGAATGTTTTCTTGAAGACTTTGGTAAAGGTTGACCTTAACATATCGGCGTGATCATGTCTCATGAAGACTTCAGCTTTCGTCGTCAAAATTTGGAAAACTACACGCAGAGGAGTCttcaaaaaagaatgaaaaaaggaaaacaCATTCATGACTACTTCAAATCTTGTCTCCAAACTTCGGAAGGCCTCTATGTCGACAAGACTTGAATTAGGGGGCATCTGTAGACACACAAACTTTATCGGATTTAAATCatacaaaaattgaattaaatccATGTTTATTTGGGTTGAATGATTAATTTGAGCCTTACAAATAAATAAggctatttttattaaattcaagtCCAAGGTTCATTTCACCTTGAAGTCCAAACACATGCCACGTGTCATAGTGACTAGGCATCTAAGACCAACAAGGTGATGCCACGAGTCCAAATGAGGTGGTAGTCCCAGTCAAATGCAAGAACGAATCAAAATGCGTCAAATGTCAAAATGACATTATTTGGTCAATCACAAGCAACCTTGTCCACTCCctacaactataaataggggataTACATGACATTCAAGGGGGAGGAGAAAAGACTTCAACAAGCATTCTGCAATTGGAGAAAGCTACAACATCAAATACATAGATCTTCGAAGGAGTGATCAACGAAGTTCTTCCCAGAGATCAACTTACAACGACGAAGCGTTGTCCGGTGTTCTCAAAATCAAATACATCTCAAGGAGGTCTACATAAGCTACAACATCAAGTACATAGCTCTTTAAACGATTGACCCGGAGATCAACTTGCAACGACGAAGTGCTTTTCAACATTCCTGGATATCAAATACATCTCAAGGAGGTTTATATCATTCTAAATTTGAGAAATGCGCTATTGAAGGCCCTCGAATCAAGGAGAAACTTAGGAGAGAATAATCAAGAGAACAACAGAATTGTACTCacataattcattaataaaatcacatttttcttttatttattttacttgcaGTCGATTTTAACGCTTACAAAAATTTGTTGCGAACAAATTGGACACGCCCAATAGGACCAATTATGCTTTTCATCACTTCCTCCTACAAGTACAAAAACAACAAGTTCAACTTTACAGTGGCCTTCATGAAGATCAATGTTGTTTCAAGAAAGGACTCTTCGGTTgccacattttttttattttagtgatGTTGATCCAATCACTCTACGCAAGTTGAATACAAGTGCCTTGGATGAATCTAAATATTTCACCTCTTTGGAGATGCCAAGAAAGAGCAAGTCTCGAATGACATTCAAAACTGAAATCCCTTGGGGTAACATTGCATCAAAATTGTTTGATGAACTTTCTCATTCTACTTCAACTTTGGTGAATCTAAAAGTTCAACAGattcttcaatttcaacaaagGTTAACTCTTTTATGGTTGACGCAACTGACATGGATGAGAAGTTCTCAATGATGGAGAAAACCATTGAAGCCTTGAAGAAGtctattgatgacaaaaatcTTCAAATCACGCATCTTATGAGCAAGTTAGTTCTCTACAACTCTAAAGAGTCACATCACAATCTAAAAACTCTAGAAGAAGTTGATATTGATTGTCTCACCAAGTCAGTTTACTCTCAAAGCGCAAAACAGTGTGCTTCAATTGCCACTCTAACAGTTCAACAACTACAAGATATGATCACAAATACAATTAAAGCTCAATATGGTGGTCTGTCACAAAGTTCCTTAGGATATTCAAAGTCGTATTCTAAGCGAATTGAGGGTATACTAATGTCAATTGGATATCAACCACCAAAATTGCATCAATTTGATGGAAGGGGAAATCCAAGGCAACATATTGCCCATTTTGTCGAGACTGGTAACAGTCACATGATGATATTCTTTTCAAGTTGTTTGTgcatttcttaaaataaaacgCCTTTCATTGGTATATGGACTTGGATCCTGAATCAATTGATAGTTGGGGACAACTAGAAAATCAATTTCGGATATGTTCTAGCTCTGCGAGTCTAGTTTGAGAAAATCAAACGGATCGCAATTTGAGTATTCCtacaatgagatatgaattttctacaAAAGTCGCACAGAGCGGAAAAGGGATGACGAAAATCAGAGATAGAAAAGAATTTGAAGGACTCAATTGAACTTGATGATACGACAATGCAAATACGGGTATATATATAGCTTTCAAAACAAGGAGAAACCAATTTTATTCCTACAAATTATGGAATGTTTTCATGAGaattaaattatggaaattttCCATGAGAATCAAATTATGGGAATCCCATAGAAGCCAAATTATTGTAAGTTTTCATcagaattaaattatgaaaatttctcATGGGAATAAAATTAGGGAAgttccataaaaaaattatggtaaAGTTTTCTCGGAAACTACATGAAAAAGTATGCTCGATGGAGAATCGACTCGCTGTCATAAGAATTTGAGTTTCTTGCGTTCTATTCAAGTGAAAGCCTAAAATTTGTGTTGAACCCACGGGATCTCTATCACCAAGTCAAGCTTGTGGATGCTATCCTTACTTATTGAATTGACGGTTATTTCATAGTAATGACCCAATAAAATTACCACACTATGAAGAAGTATCAAACGATATGTTTTCAAGAGCTTGAAACACTTCAAGTAAAAATGAGTTGATAAACAACCGAAAGTTAGAAGATCTCTTACAAATTCGAGATTGTTGCCATGAAGACTTTGGTAAAGATTGACCTCAACATATCGGCGTGGTCATTTCTCATGAAGACTTCAGCTTTTGTCGTCAAAATTCAGCAAACCTACATGCAGAGAAgtctcaaaaaaagaaaaaaaaggaaaacacatTCATGACTACTTCAAGTCTTGTCGCCAAACTTCGGAAGGAGTGATCAACAGAGTTCTTCCCAGAGATCAACTTGCAACGACAAAGTGCTTCCTGACGTTCTCGAAGATCAAATACATCTCAAGGGGGTCTACATAAGCTACAACATCAACTACATATCTCTTCAAAGGATTGATCAACGGAGTTCTTCCTGGATATCAACTTGCAACGACGAAGCATTTTTCGACATTCCTGGAGATCAAATACATCTCAAGGAGGTCTACATCATCCTACATTCGAGAAATATGCTACTGAAGGCCCTCATATCATGAAGAAACTTAGGAGAGAAGAATCAAGAGAACAACAGAATTATACTCACaagattcattaataaaatcacatttttcttttatttatttttctagcaGTCGATTTTCAACGCTTACGAAAATTTGTTGCGAAGAACAGCAAACCCTAGACCTGTTGTCATCATCAATAACCCACATGGTCGTTATGTTTACAGAGGTGTCCCTAAGGTTTGTTCTTTTTGTGTTCAGTTTTTGGGAATTTTCAAGATTATTAGAGTGCTTGTTAGGTAATGAGggcttttctcttctctttttgttGAGGCAGGATTATCTAGGTGATGATGTTAATGCTCTAAACTTTTTCAATGTCgtcttttccaaaaaaaatggtGTTGTTGGGAGAAGTGGGGAAGTTTTTAAGAGAGGTCCAAATGACCATATCTTCATATAATATACTGATCATGGTAGCCCTGGAATGATTAGTAAGTATCTTCCTTGCATTAATTTTGTTTACTCAACTAATACACattttgtctcaatttatgtttcttacttttcttttttgtctgtcaagtttctttttatatttagcaagtttttcaattttgatattCCATATGCAAGTTTAACACCACAAGATTTAAAAGTCTTAAACTTCATGATTCTTAGATTGGGATGGTGGAAGTAGTTATTATCTCAAAAGTCAGTTTGTTTGTTgaaaagaattggaatcaaAAAGAAATGTGACTTTCTGACATAATAAACTTAATAGTTGAGTGATTGTGTGAGAAACGAGACCCTATTTTGAAGTTGTGAAAATTTAACATTCTAATAAAAAATTCCGAAATCCCGATTGAATGTTATACACTTGGTTAGAGAAATATATGGATAATGGGAAAATTTCCATCTAATGACATAGTTAGACAATTGGAAAATTATGCTAATACACGTTACAAATCAAAGCTTTCAATTTATGATACTTTGAAACTGATTAGGATATGTAgaattattttcttgtttatcaGCAATGCCAAGTGGAGAACTGATTTATGCAGATGAACTATTTAACATGCATCAGAGACGTATGATAGAATGGTAACTTGCTTGCTTTAGATTTTTCAAGCCTTATTTCCCTTTGCTCAAATGTTTGATcagtgaaatttaaaatttgtattttatgttgGATGATATTCAGGTGTTTTACCTAGAATCATGTGATTCTAGAAGGACTTAATATCTATGTCATGACTGCATATAAACCTGATGAAGATAGTTTTGGCACATACTGTGGCAAGAGTAATCCTGTTGATAGCCTGCTGGGATCAGTGTCCCCCTCCCGAGTTTAAGGGTGTTTGTTTGGGAGACTTGTTCAGTGTTGCCTGGATGGAAGATAGgtataaacaatttttataatttacaCTTAGAAATGATGCATTATGTCAAACTAATTATTGTTTGCACCTAAGAACAGTGATGTAAAAGATTGAAAAACTAATACCTTGCATGGGCAGTATATTCGACTAAGAGTTTATATTGTTATGGATAAATATTGCATATGTTTTAAGCAATTTTTTTGGGCAATGcctatgttttcttttattccaTTTTCATGAAAGATTTATGATTTCATTTTGTCACTCAGGTTGCAAAAAGAATTGctatcaaactttttttttgcatttatgTAGTCTTGTTGAGTTCCATCCAAGCtcaattttgtttgtttatttagaAGAAAATGATGGAGCTTTTAGCCGCTACTACATGCATATATAGATCCCATCAACTCATTAGTCTGAGTTATTGTACATAACTCTAGCTCTTcttatttacaaaattaaatagtaAGTGAAGAGAGTTGTATACAATCATAATTTTATCCATATATTTGGTATGACTAGTGGTGGCAAAATGGATATATAATATGGGTATCCATTCATATTACccattttaaaatgaattgataTCCAACTCATTTAAAAATGGATAAAAACGAGTAATACCATATTATTCAGTTAAAAGTGGATAGTTAAATGggtaaaaacaaataaaaaacgTGATATAGGATTGGATAGTaagaaagtttatttttttaaaaaaaatctataaaaaaaaattacatttaatttgGGAAAGGGGATGGTAGGGGTAGGGGTGAGGTGGGGCTGGTAGGGGGTAAAGGGAAGGGGCTAGTAGGCGGTGGGAGGTGGAGGGAGGTCTAAGGAGCGggtagtaattttttttcaaaaaataaaaaataaaaaaataatgataaaattaataattttgttaattGATTTTTGGGATGGAGTACTGAGGGGGGAGGGGCTAGGGGTTGGGGGTTGGGGGCGTGACGCCTCCTTATGACcttcatttgtatttaatatttttatttttgtttttctaaaaataaatttactatatatcataaaaaattacataaatttattacaaataaatattttattaatggtgaattatttataacaaaaactcttcatatctttttttatttatttatctcacttGTAATAAAAggagaaacataatttatttattttagatttttttaaatttaaatttaattattttgttgtaaaaatatattactttatttatacaagtaaatatttttattaatgtatgaacattcataaaaaaactcttttatattgtttctatttgtttatctcattcctaatcatgaaatcataatattttcttttttgttttttaagtatttttatttttaatttttaatttattcactaGAAATTACTATCCATGACTTGcccttctttaatttttacttttaataatattcataactctcataatttttatatccataacctcaaaattaaatttataagtttaaGATGTCTTatgatatttctttattttccctataaatttttattagtttcaTGATACACATACACAATtatcctttcttttttcaacATATAGGTTTGGTTTGTAACAAAAAAGAAGTACATGAAGGTAAGAAATActtcattgaaatttttattttttattttctctatttttgtctatataaatTCGTATTTGGTTAGTGAATGAAactaacatataaaaaatagtacatgaaattaataatatatcattCTCAATTCCTTACtttttaatttcctttattttttctatatagatttatatttatttcatgaagattcacatACATAGTTATAATTTCTCctctttataatatttgtttgtaAATTAGCTAACATGTAATccaaaaaaagtatatgaaggtAAGATATACTTCATTCTaaagtctttctttttatttttatgtacttagacatgctttcttaatatttttatatttgtattataatttatcaagtaaatataattaaaagaatcTCTGTTATTCTTAACAATGTTTTGTCCGTATGCAATTGTTATTTCTAATAGTTAGTTTTCCAgatataatatagtttgattataatatttgttagatttcaagaaataattattatcagtattgttattgctattgaaaagataatatacaaatatattaaatatagtatATATTTCGTTCTTCcttttgacataattatttttaattggtatatgatttttttactcGGTTAGTTGCATATATGAAGAGTTTGACAAATGGATCAAAACATGATGGTGGATCTCTTTGCAAAGAAAGATgctagaaggaaaaaaaatgaagcataatcagagattattttttcactttgaatTGTATTAGCAACTTAGTTACTTTTGCtagagttttttaaattttgatctatataaataatttagctaaatgtattatattgtgAATGCTAATCATTTGATCCATTAGTATTCTCTTGTCTCTAtgtcattaaaaaatatatataattatttcattttaacaacaacaacaaaatttatgatgattagtttcatttttattataattataaaaattaattgaaaaatgtattattattttcatgatgtcaTTTTTTGCGTATGTAACAATCTGTCACCGTTCTTTTTtgctttgaaatgtatttataatttttatatggtcaccaattattatatattttgtgttcattttttgtattttcaccccttatttttacttttttattaaacaaataaaatcaatacataattagtaatacatttagtggctaataaaattatacatttgaattatttataactcaTGTCTTTTCATCTTACTTGTAACgtttaatatgaaatatgaatCATAACTTTATATGCTTCATTTTTCGTAAATCTTATAAgcatttaattaatgtttaaaaaattataataagcaaatgtaataataaaatttaaaaaaaattgttttgacgAAATCAGAGTTTGAATAGAAAATCAGTACTCGTagaaaagatagagaaaattaaaacatataaaatattctcAACCTAATAcaattattgttatttcaacatattatttcttatttcatttacttatatatatatatatatatatatatatatacatattttatatgtttaaaaaaattctattgcAGACAACGagaagaaatattaatattatctatatattcgatactaacctaaatattacatatttcatattattatcttataaatattttatatagttgAGCGAAGCACGAATAATTTCACTAGTTAAATAAATCatactataaatatataaataaagggAGCCAAAGTCCTTATATACGATTTCATCTCGTAATTTGAAATTATgagataaaatttcaattttttcaaaaactttaATTGGTAgatttcatataataaatttatagcTTTTAAATACAAGACTCAACTGATAGgtttatattttacaaaacaAACACATTATTTATATCTTACCTATTTTTTGtgataacttaaaaaaaaaaaagagaaattttttacaaaatataaacatgaTTATATAGTTACTAATGATATAACGTATAAACAATGTTTAATCGATTAAAAAGTACTGTACTATGCTACTATTCgtgttcaattttatttttaattgaactaagttttgatcaacaaatattatattttttatgaaaatagctttatgataatatattatAGTTTTTGCTATTAACTTTcgcatatttattaaaatagttaAAGAGATGTTGAGACAATTTTAgtaattttcaataattattcaattttatctAATACGGCTTAGCTGCTATtgtgccaaaaaaaaaaaggaaccaATTATAATCAGATACTTAACATTTTTAATCTTATGACTGTAAATTCaaatcactaaaaaaaaaacctatagTCCCCCCAAACCGTCCAGATTCTAACAATGAAAAAGACTTTAGGTAATTAAGTATTGCTCTATTTGTATcattttatatgaattaatttgatttgatataaaatttttaaaaagaatataaactaaaatttatataattataaattagttaactaagaacaaaataaatagtttataattaaattttacttaaggtaaaaatatatttttctttgaaattgattaaaaataaagtgaattatataaattaaaatcgaATAATGAAAAGAGAAATAGCAAAAGGAGAGGCTGTATCAGCAGCTACGCAAGAagcttcaaaatttatattggTCCCACTTAATGGGACTCATCAACTACACTATCGTCTCATCAATATAAAGTCAAAAAGAATCACAGCCGTCCACGTGTCTCACATGATAACTCTATAAATGTGTACATATTCATTACAGAACCTTTTCCATAATAACAACactcttcctttttctttctattttttaattttaattgtattATCAGAGCTTggataatatattatatagtttctTTTTAGTTCACAGAAGCATATACTAAAGTCAATGGAAGCCGtaataaactatatatatattagataagctgaggtgcacgcAACATGTCACCATATCTTGTCATTTgatatggatttttttttaatgtaaataaagTTGAAATTTGACTATTCTAAATTTCTCGAACATAAAATTTCTGTTCAAGAAAGAATGACCCTATTctatatgaatttattaaacctatcaagaaaagttTATTATAATGCAAGAGGGACTTAACTATCTTTTGTGAAGGAGTTTAATAGTAAAATTACACTAGagtaaatatttgttatttcaacTTAAGTGTATGGTAGCTGTAACATGTGATCCGTATATTAGTTTGGATATGGTAAGAGCTAGGCCACTATTGATGTCAGGCATAAGATCCAAACTtgttaaatcataatttatcatcAATGGATCACTTTGCTGTTGTGTAACCTTTTCTTTAATTGGGTTGAGTATAACATGTTACTGAGGGGTGTTAATTGTGGGGCTAATATATGTGTTTAGATGTGCGCGGACATACTAATATCTGATGAGATCACCATTAATGGAGATttgagaagagaagaagaaaattttattcaatGTGTCGTTCTTTACATTCAagatatgtacatatatatatacaagtaaagaAGTTGTAACTAGAAGATTCTCTTCCTAACTGAATTCTAACTAACTTTCATTATCTCatcactccccctcaagcttagaataagaaaatatatttttcattccaaGCTTGTTAATAAAAGCTTCATGCTGAGGTTTACAAAGTCCTTTTGTGAGTAAGTCTGCTGGCTGATCTTTGGTGTTTATGTAGTGAGTTTGTATTAGTCCTTCAACAATCTTTTCTCTAACAAAGTGATAATCTATATCGAAGTGTTTATTTCtctcatgaaaaataggatGATCTGCTATCTGAATTGCAGCTTTGCTGTCACAAAACAACCTTATAGGCAGTCTGATCTCCGTTTCCAATTCCTTGAATAAGCCTTTCAGCCAAACTATTTCTGCAACTGTTGTAGCCATGCTCCTGAATTCTTCCTCTGCAGAACTTCTGGATACAGTGTTTTGCTTCTTAGCTTTCCATGATATTGCAGCATTCCCAAACTTCACTACATATCCAGTTACAGACCTTTTCGACTCCACACACGCAGCCCAATCTGAGTCACAATATGCTGTTAATTCTTAACTTTTACTACTTGGCATGAACAAACCAAGTCCTGCTGTTCCTTTGATATATTTCACTACTCGAATAGCAGCTTCCATGTGAGATGTTTTAGGTGAATGCATAAACTGACTTAACACTTGAACTACAAAGGCTATATCTGGCCTGGTCATTGTTAAATATAACAACCTCCCTATAAGCCTTTGATATTTTCCAAAGTCATCCAACAATGTATCTTCTGTATTACTAACTTTGCCTGAACATTCATCAAATTCAATAGAAGTTAACTTGTGATTAGTTTCTAGAGAAGTAGAAGCAGGTCTGCAACCTGTTAATCCTAGTTCAGATACAAGTCCTAAAGCATATTTTCTCTGATTCATGAGGATACCATCATTAGTTCTAGAGAACTCAATTCCAAGAAAGTATTTTagctcaccaagatctttcatcttgaacCTGTGTTGCAGATCTTTCCTGACTTGTTGTATATGCTGTAAACTACTGCCAGTTACTAAtagatcatcaacatataccaaAATAACAAGCAACTCATTTCCCACCTTCTTTGTAAACAAGGAATAATCATAATGAGATTGTGTAAATCCCATACTACTCAATGCTTGAGTTAGTTTTAAATTTCACTGCGTTGGTGCttgcttcaaaccatacaaAGATTTGTGTAATTTGCAAACCATAGACTTCTCCCCCTGGATTGCAAAACCATCTGGAACCTGCATATACACCTCTTCAAGAAGATCTCCTTGAAGAAAGGCATTGTGAACATCCATTTGAAATATAAACCACCCATTAGAAGCAGCTAAGGCCACCACTGACCTCACAGTTACCATCTTAGCTACTGGTGAGAAGGTCTCAGTGTAATCTAGACCTTCTTGCTGACTATACCCTTTGGCCACTAGCCTTGCCTTATATCTCTCAACAGCCCCTGATGcatgatatttcactttatacACCCATTTGCAACCAATAGGAGTCTTATCATGTGAAAGAGGAACAATAGTCCAAGTATAATTATCTTCTAGTGCAGTAATTTCTGTCTGCATGGCTTTAACCCATTGAGGATCCAAACAAGCTTCTTTATATGTCTTAGGTTCAGTAATTGTAGAATAAGCAGCAAGGGAAATTCTATATGAAGGAGACTGTCTAGAATAAGAAACATAATTTGAAAGTGGATATAAACATGCACTTTTCGTACTAGGAGTAACATAGTTATCCAACCAACTAGGAGGTTTTGAGAGTCTGGTAGATCTTCTTAAAGAAGGTTGATTTTCAGTTGATACACCTATCTCATAAAGTGAATGAGACTCACCTAGAAATGATGTAGAGACTGAGGTATCACTTGAAGTATCTGAAGTAGTAACAGACTCAGGAAGACTAGAAGAGTCATCAACAAAATGTAGAACAGGAAACACAGGAGAAGGAGAAGATTGaagatctttaaaaggaaatatACCTTCTTTAAACACTGTGTCTCTGCTAACAAAAAAGGAGTGAGAGCTCAGGTCATATAATATATACCCCTTTTTTGATGAAGAATAGCCTAAATGTATTGTAGGAATAGCTCTAGGAGAAAACTTATCCAAATATTTAGGAGTAGTAGCATAGCATAAGGAACCAAAGACTCTCATATGTTGAAGAGAGGGTATTTTACCAAACAATACTTCAAAAGGAGACTTATTTTGTAGTACTACAGAAGGCAGTCTGTTCGAAATATATACTGCTGTAGACACACAACAACCCCAGTACTTCAAAGGAATACTTGCTTGAAACCTTAATGCCCTGGCCATATCAAGAATAGACCTGTGTTTTCTCTCAACAattccattttgttgaggagtataaACACAAGAACTCTGATGTATAACTCCACATTCCTTGAACAGACTAGACACTTGAAAGTTAACAAACTCAGTTCCACTATCTGTCCTAACACACTTAACATTGACTCCAAATTGAGTTTTCACCATACTTACAAAATCTTTCAGAACTATAAGACAATCAGACTTAGTATGTAACAAAGAAATCCAAGTATATCTAGATTTATCATCCACCAATGTAAGAAAATATCTCTTGCCATCATGATTAGAAACTCTGTAATGACCCCAAACATCTCCATGTACAATATCAAATGAAGCAGCAGAAGTAGTAACACTAACAGGAAATGGAAGTCTAGATTGTTTTGCAAGAGGACATACAGTACAATGATGATATTCCAAAGATACAGAAGGTAAACATTTTATTCTACTGAGTACTTTAATAGGAGCATGACCAAGTCTCTTATGCCAAAGATCACATAGAGAATTACAACTAGCATTAGTCACCTTAGATTTGTCTATATTAGGAACTTCAGTAGTGGAATTATGAGCCTGAAAACCACCAATGTCAGCTGAAGTATCCAATCCAGTCTGAAGCAGATATAAACCTTGATCTTCTCTACCAATCCCCAGGACCTTCCCATTTGAGAGATCTTGAAAGACACAGAAGTCAGGAAAAAATATCACAGCACACTTCAGTTGCTTGGTTAACTGAGATACAAATAGTAGGTTGTATTTGAACTCTGGAATAAACAACACACCATTTACAGTCTTATCTGTAAGTACTAAGGATTCACCAATATGACTAATAGATGCTTGACTTCCTATAGGTAGATTGACATACATATTACTCTTATCGTCAAGATTTCTATATTGAGTCATTAGACTAGCATTATGAACCATGTGATTAGAAGCTCCAGTATCAATTATCCAATTTCTGTTAACCACATCAGACATAAAGGCTGTTATCATACCTGCAGTGCTAGTAGTAGCCACATTAGCAGTAGGCTCTATCTCTTTTCCTTTGTTTAAcatctgaagaatctgtgagtATTGCTCAGGTGTGAACAAGGATACACCACCATGTGTGCCTGTTGGAGTAGTATTAGTAGAGGAAGCATGATTATCAAATGCTCTTACCTCATTACCTTGATTGCTTCCAGTAGCATTGTTGGCATAAGAATTAGAGGTGATTCCTTTCCTCTTGGGATATCCATGGAGCTTATAACAAGTTTCCATGTTATGGACTTTAAAATGACAGAAATCACAAACCAGATGAGCCTTCCCATTAGGCCTACCATCACCATAGTTTCTCTGCCTATAACCACCATTGCTTCCATTTTGACTATTTACACCAGAGTATTGACCTTGAGATACTTTGTTACTCATAAGGGAAACCTCTGAATGTGAATCAGCTAGAGATGATCCAGTACTTATACCATTCAACCTTTTACTTTCAACATTAATGATCATAGCATAGGCTTGATTAACACTAGGAACAGGAATTATCATCAGAATTTGACTCTTAGCATGAGCATAGGTATCATTTAGTCCTATTAGTAATTGCCAAAGTTTGTGATACTGAAAATGTTCAGCATACAACTTTGCTTCAACACAAGCACATGAAGAGGAGGCATTAGAGTTTCAAACTCATCCCACAATTCTCTAAGTCATGAAAAGTAACTTGATACAGAAGTAGTACCTTGAGATAGTGTA contains these protein-coding regions:
- the LOC138338052 gene encoding uncharacterized mitochondrial protein AtMg00810-like, with the translated sequence MGFTQSHYDYSLFTKKVGNELLVILVYVDDLLVTGSSLQHIQQVRKDLQHRFKMKDLGELKYFLGIEFSRTNDGILMNQRKYALGLVSELGLTGCRPASTSLETNHKLTSIEFDECSGKVSNTEDTLLDDFGKYQRLIGRLLYLTMTRPDIAFVVQVLSQFMHSPKTSHMEAAIRVVKYIKGTAGLDWAACVESKRSVTGYVVKFGNAAISWKAKKQNTVSRSSAEEEFRSMATTVAEIVWLKGLFKELETEIRLPIRLFCDSKAAIQIADHPIFHERNKHFDIDYHFVREKIVEGLIQTHYINTKDQPADLLTKGLCKPQHEAFINKLGMKNIFSYSKLEGE